CCGGACTCGGTCCTCAGCAGGTGCAATACAACTTTTTCGCGGGACAGCTGCTGGCGCACTACACGTTCGACCTCTTCGGCCAGACACGTTACGCGAACTCGGCGAGCGCCGCTCGCGTGAACGTGAAGGCATATGAACTGGAAGCGGCCCGGCGTGCGCTCGCGGCCAACATTGTCGGTATGGCGATCAATGTGGCGGCGCTCGATCGGCAGATCGTGCTCACCGAACGGCTCGTTGCCGTGGCCAACGAGGCTGCCGACGAGGACCAGCAGCGGTACGCGCTTGGTTCGGTGTCGCGCGCGCAGGCGCTCGCGTCGACGCAGGATGCTGCTTCGGCAGCGGCGATGCTGCCGGCACTGCGTCAGCAGCGCGCCTGTGCCATCCACGCGCTGGCGGTGCTGATGGGCCGCACGCCGGATAATGCACCGAGCGTTCCCGAACTCGACAGCCTGTCGTTGCCCGGGCATGTGCCCGTGGTTGTGCCGTCGGATCTCCTGCGTTCGCGTCCTGATATTCAGGCAGCCGATGCCGCCGTGAAGGCCGCTGCCGCCGACGTAGGGGCTGCGACGGCGCAACTGTTTCCAAGCCTGTCGCTGACGGCATCGATGGGCCGCGGCGGCTTTAGCTGGCCTGCAGTGCTTTCAGGTGCGGGCGGACTCTGGGCCATCGGTGCAGGGCTGTCGCAGCCGATCTTCCATGGCGGCGCGTTGTTCGCGCAACGCAGGGCCTCGATCGATGCCTACGAGGCGGCGGTTCTGCACTACAAGTCGACGGTCCTCTCGGCATTCCAGAACGTCGCGGATTCGCTTGCTGCACTGGACAACGACGCGCAGACGCTGGCATCGACCGAAAGAGCGGCACAGGCAGCGCAAGCGGCATTCGACGATACCGCGTCGCGTCGTCGCATGGGCTCCCTGCCTTCAACGGCACAGCATGCCAGCGAGCAGCGGTATCTCAACGCACAGATCAGCGCCGTCCGCGCAGCGAGCCAGCGCATGAATGACACCGCGGCGCTGTTCCAGGCGATGGGTGAGCCGCCGGCCGGTCAGCCGCAGGCGACGCTAACAGAATGATCGCGCCTCGATGAGTCCGGGCCGAGCGATCCGGCGAATCGGGTCGCTCCCCCTTGTCGCTCCGGTGAAAAATCAGACTGAATTAGTTCGGTATCCGGACTGACGACGACGCTGTTTCATTGGCGTCGAGGCACCGAACCAGATGGGAAGCAAAGGTTTCAGAAGAATCGGCCTGCTTTCGACGCTGAAAATCCTGTGGGAGACAGACGTCGTCCAGACCAGTGCACCGCGGCTTGCGCAGCGCGTCGTCTAGCTCAGTGAGCGACTGTCGAGATGCTGGTGGCGTACGCGCGGCTGTCTGCCCGACAGGCGAATGCAATGCGCCGTTGGCGAACATGTGCGAACCTGAATCTGTCGAAAAAAGAATGGAACGAACTCCTAACCAAGAGTACGGACCGGAACTGGTAACAGCAGCAGGACGAGGATTCCCGCTTGCGTAAGCAGGTCGGCGACATCTGTATTGCGCTCTTCGCAGGAGGATCAGCCATCGCTAATCGGTGACGGCCCGGCCAAACGGTGCCGTCACCGTGTCTGACCTCAATCCGCTTCGATAGTCTCCTCGACGAGTGGCAGTGGACGCGCCGCAATCTTCTCGGCCTCCGCGCGCTTGAGCCCGAGTGTCTGCAGCAGCGTTGCTGCCGTACGCTCGGGGAAATGCTCTCCGCTAAAGCCCAGTTCCTTGAGCACGCCTGCCGCCGGTGCACCCGGCGCGACGAAGTTCAGCTCGGCAGCAATCGCGCAGAGGACCGTGCCGCCTACCGAAAGAAAGCCGATGAACGGATCGGCGACCACAAAGCGCTTCTCAGCAATACCGTTGCCAATGTCGCGCAGCAGTCGCTGACCCAGCCCGCGGCTCATCGCACGCGCCGAAAACCCTTCACGTATCAGGAATCGTCCCCACACGGGATCGCGCCGCGCACGCATCACGGTATGGCGAACGGAGACGGCAATCACCTCGGCTGGATCGGAAAGCCCACCGGCAAGGCGATCCAGCATGTCCGCAAAATCCTCGAACACATTATCGACAAGGATCGCGTAGATCGCCTCCTTCGATTCGAAGTGGTTGTAGAACGAGCCAAAGCCGACATCGGCAGCCTCGGTGATTTCGTTGATCGCCACGCCTTCCATGCCCTTTTCGGCCATCAGCCGGAGGGCAGCGTCGAGCAGGCGGCCGCGCGTCTCGCGCTTGCGGCGCGCGCCGCGCGGCTCGCGTTCTTCGGGTACGGCAGCCGGGGCGACCGGCGCCGCGCGGGCGGGGCGTTTTGCTGTCCGGGGATTCGCAGTTTTCGGCATGATCGGGTCCGCATTTGTTCGTGTCCAAGTATAGATGCAACTGTCTACATTGACAAAATCATCAGCAATGAGTTTAATGTCATTAAACGGCGACCGAGGGCCGGTCTCACAACCGACAGATGGAGTGACTGTGGAGACAGCAGCTATAAACGGTGC
The Paraburkholderia terrae genome window above contains:
- a CDS encoding efflux transporter outer membrane subunit, with protein sequence MSLAYKTSVLAVATALALTACSFGPSGEAPAMPSPEHYSAQTQPSKTVAAGGIAQQFDTGATLVPQWWRLYRSDALDALVDEGLRNSPTLASTQRTLAAAQEELRAQVGASTLPSVDGAVQVERARSPVVPGLGPQQVQYNFFAGQLLAHYTFDLFGQTRYANSASAARVNVKAYELEAARRALAANIVGMAINVAALDRQIVLTERLVAVANEAADEDQQRYALGSVSRAQALASTQDAASAAAMLPALRQQRACAIHALAVLMGRTPDNAPSVPELDSLSLPGHVPVVVPSDLLRSRPDIQAADAAVKAAAADVGAATAQLFPSLSLTASMGRGGFSWPAVLSGAGGLWAIGAGLSQPIFHGGALFAQRRASIDAYEAAVLHYKSTVLSAFQNVADSLAALDNDAQTLASTERAAQAAQAAFDDTASRRRMGSLPSTAQHASEQRYLNAQISAVRAASQRMNDTAALFQAMGEPPAGQPQATLTE
- a CDS encoding TetR/AcrR family transcriptional regulator gives rise to the protein MPKTANPRTAKRPARAAPVAPAAVPEEREPRGARRKRETRGRLLDAALRLMAEKGMEGVAINEITEAADVGFGSFYNHFESKEAIYAILVDNVFEDFADMLDRLAGGLSDPAEVIAVSVRHTVMRARRDPVWGRFLIREGFSARAMSRGLGQRLLRDIGNGIAEKRFVVADPFIGFLSVGGTVLCAIAAELNFVAPGAPAAGVLKELGFSGEHFPERTAATLLQTLGLKRAEAEKIAARPLPLVEETIEAD